The DNA region TTTACATATCAAATCTAATGTcttaatcatcataaattattatcattctgtttaaatttcaaatgtattttgagTTGATCCTGTCAATATGCACTAAATATCTAACATGTATCTCTCACCTGAGGTATAAGATTCTTCTGAATCCTCTTCAGTTTAGCTTTCTTTCTGCCGTTCTTGGTCACCACAGTCTCCTCGTAAAATTCATGAGCCAGATCTCCATCTTCATCAAAATACAAGGAGCTGCAACAACAAACAGCAGCTGGAtgaacatcacaaaaacacatacaggtcttatttttaaaatgaaatatttatttcctaaattaaatgaaatatgtatttatttatgcatgtatggCATTATTAAATTGGAGAATACTTTCTCACAAACTGACTGAAATGCActgttgttgcttttttaaacACCATTTTTCTCAATGGTGCTGAGTCaagatttattaaattatattattaagcaAAGAATGTGTCGTTCTATAAATCAAACATATCTTCTTGTTTTCGAGGTACATGAGAGTGACTCCACATGACCCAAACCACCAAGACCTGACCACACTAAACTAAACAGCTCTCAGTTCTTAAAGGTTTTTTGACTTGAACATTTACCTTCTCCTTGTAAAGACAAATGGTGTTGCGTTCTTGGAGCCTCGTAGACGTGCTAAACACTGTTCATTGACCTCACCGGGAGCTTCTCCTCCAGCTCCTGAGTTGCTAAAAGGCCAGACTCCTTTGGTTTTGGATCCGCTGCCTCCCATTTTTATTGACAACGCATTACTGGAGTGGAGGTGGAGCAGCCAGCAGATCACGTCGGTTCAGTCCTGGAAAACAGAGAGCATGTTACTTACTTCTGCCACAAACCATGGTAATGCATCTATGCATGTGTGGCTTCAAAGCACTGCTGTGGATGAACTAGCTCACTGAACTCTGAGCAAGAACCTGTGGTCAGGTATTTTTATAGTCTGTAATACCTGGAGGCGAGGTGCAAAATGAACACTCACCAAGCACCAGATAAGAGTAAAAATTGCCTTTGTGGATGGTAACCTTTATAGGAAATGCAACATACCACATGACCTGTGTAGTTATCTTTTTAAggcaagaataaataaataaacaaataaataaattatacaatgttaatactgtactatatatatatatatatatatatatatatatatatatatatgattcacatctaaaataaaagtttgttgacataatatatgtgtgtatatgtattat from Carassius auratus strain Wakin chromosome 6, ASM336829v1, whole genome shotgun sequence includes:
- the LOC113104080 gene encoding tumor suppressor candidate 2-like, which codes for MGGSGSKTKGVWPFSNSGAGGEAPGEVNEQCLARLRGSKNATPFVFTRRSSLYFDEDGDLAHEFYEETVVTKNGRKKAKLKRIQKNLIPQGIIQLDHPRIRVDFPVILCEI